A window from Pseudooceanicola algae encodes these proteins:
- the guaA gene encoding glutamine-hydrolyzing GMP synthase: MSQTSHDRLLIIDFGSQVTQLIARRLRELNVYCEIHPYQKVTAAFLKEFAPRAVIFSGGPDSVMRDGSPRPPKEVYDLGVPILGICYGQQVMMQDLGGRVEAGEHATAEFGRAWVTPSEKRDAMLDGWFLEEREQVWMSHGDHVAEIAPGFEVLGTSPGAPFAITADRERNFYAVQFHPEVHHTPNGKMIYENFVKLAGFAGDWTMAAYREEMIGKIRDQVGDAKVICALSGGVDSSVAAALLHEAIGENLTCVFVDHGLLRLNEADEVVSMFRDNMNLSVIHAQEQELFLGELDGVSDPETKRKIIGRLFIDVFQKYADGIEGAAFLAQGTLYPDVIESVSFSGGPSVTIKSHHNVGGLPEKMGLKLVEPLRELFKDEVRALGRELGLPESFIGRHPFPGPGLAIRCPGEITREKLEILRKADAVYIDQIRKHGLYDDIWQAFVAILPVRTVGVMGDGRTYDYACALRAVTSVDGMTADYYPFSHDFLGETATRIINEVKGINRCTYDITSKPPGTIEWE, encoded by the coding sequence ATGAGCCAGACATCCCATGACCGCCTCCTGATCATCGACTTCGGCAGCCAGGTAACGCAGCTGATCGCGCGCCGCCTGCGAGAGCTGAATGTCTATTGCGAGATCCACCCCTACCAGAAGGTGACCGCCGCTTTCCTGAAAGAATTTGCCCCCCGCGCGGTGATCTTTTCGGGCGGGCCGGATTCGGTCATGCGCGATGGATCCCCCCGCCCCCCGAAAGAGGTCTATGACCTCGGCGTGCCGATCCTGGGCATTTGCTATGGCCAGCAGGTCATGATGCAGGACCTTGGCGGCCGCGTCGAAGCGGGCGAACATGCAACAGCCGAATTCGGCCGCGCATGGGTCACCCCGTCGGAAAAGCGCGATGCGATGCTGGACGGCTGGTTCCTTGAAGAACGCGAGCAGGTCTGGATGAGTCACGGCGACCACGTTGCCGAAATCGCCCCCGGTTTCGAAGTGCTCGGCACCTCGCCCGGTGCGCCCTTTGCGATCACCGCCGACCGCGAACGCAATTTCTATGCCGTGCAATTCCACCCCGAGGTGCACCACACCCCGAACGGCAAGATGATCTACGAGAATTTCGTCAAGCTTGCCGGATTCGCCGGTGACTGGACCATGGCCGCCTACCGCGAAGAGATGATCGGCAAGATCCGCGATCAGGTCGGGGATGCCAAGGTCATCTGCGCGCTGTCCGGCGGGGTCGATTCCTCGGTCGCGGCGGCGCTGCTGCACGAAGCGATTGGCGAAAACCTGACCTGTGTCTTCGTCGACCACGGCCTGTTGCGCCTGAACGAGGCCGACGAAGTCGTGTCGATGTTCCGTGACAACATGAACCTTTCGGTGATCCACGCCCAGGAACAAGAGCTGTTCCTCGGAGAGCTGGACGGTGTTTCCGATCCGGAAACAAAGCGCAAGATCATCGGCCGCCTGTTCATCGACGTCTTCCAGAAATATGCCGACGGGATCGAAGGCGCGGCCTTCCTCGCACAGGGTACGCTCTACCCCGATGTGATCGAATCCGTCAGCTTCTCCGGCGGGCCTTCCGTCACCATCAAGAGCCACCACAATGTCGGCGGCCTGCCCGAAAAGATGGGGTTGAAGCTGGTCGAGCCGCTGCGCGAACTGTTCAAGGACGAGGTCCGCGCCCTGGGCCGCGAACTTGGCCTGCCCGAAAGCTTCATCGGGCGCCATCCCTTCCCCGGTCCCGGTCTTGCGATCCGCTGCCCCGGCGAAATCACCCGCGAAAAGCTGGAAATCCTGCGCAAGGCGGATGCGGTCTATATCGACCAGATCCGCAAGCACGGGCTGTACGACGACATCTGGCAGGCCTTCGTGGCCATCCTGCCGGTGCGCACCGTCGGCGTGATGGGCGATGGACGCACCTATGACTACGCCTGCGCCCTGCGCGCGGTGACCAGCGTCGATGGCATGACGGCGGATTACTATCCCTTCAGCCATGACTTCCTTGGCGAGACCGCGACGCGGATCATCAACGAGGTCAAGGGCATCAACCGCTGCACCTACGACATCACCTCCAAGCCCCCCGGAACGATCGAGTGGGAATGA
- a CDS encoding peroxiredoxin — protein MQTGSKLPHVTFRTRVRDESIGGSNPFRWQDMTTADYFGGKRVILFSLPGAFTPTCSTYQLPGFENNAEKFKELGVDAIYCMSVNDSFVMNQWAKAQGVENVTVIPDGSGEFTRRVGMLVNKDNLGFGMRSWRYAAVINDGVVEGWFEEPGICDNHGEDPYGESSPETLLAFLEAKKEAAA, from the coding sequence ATGCAAACCGGTTCCAAGCTTCCCCATGTCACTTTCCGCACCCGCGTCCGCGATGAAAGCATCGGCGGGTCGAACCCGTTCCGCTGGCAGGACATGACGACGGCGGATTACTTTGGCGGCAAGCGGGTGATCCTGTTCTCGCTGCCCGGCGCCTTCACCCCAACCTGTTCGACCTACCAACTGCCCGGCTTCGAGAACAACGCCGAAAAGTTCAAGGAACTGGGCGTCGATGCGATTTATTGCATGTCGGTCAACGACAGCTTCGTGATGAACCAATGGGCCAAGGCGCAGGGCGTTGAAAACGTGACTGTGATCCCCGATGGTTCGGGTGAATTCACCCGTCGCGTCGGCATGCTGGTCAACAAGGACAACCTGGGCTTCGGCATGCGGTCCTGGCGCTATGCGGCCGTGATCAACGACGGCGTGGTCGAAGGCTGGTTCGAAGAGCCGGGCATCTGCGACAACCATGGCGAAGACCCCTATGGCGAATCCAGCCCCGAAACCCTGCTGGCCTTCCTGGAAGCCAAGAAGGAAGCGGCTGCCTGA
- a CDS encoding trimethylamine methyltransferase family protein, producing MTEAATGRRGRGGGGAARRAARSAVSFESAPVIARNIPNFDMLGPEALEIIEANAETVLAEVGVNFVNNPAALDRWRAVGADVQGERVLIPRGLARKLCATAPGSFVQHARNPERSVEIGGRNLVLAPVYGPPFVRDLDGGRRYATMDDFRNFVKLGYMSKWLHHSGGTVCEPTDVPVNKRHLDMLHAHMTLSDKPFMGSVTEPSRAQDSVDMCKILFGEDFASNNTVMTSLININSPLTFDDTMMGALEIYAANMQACIVSPFIVGGAMAPVSVVGTLTQVLAEVLAGVAYAQLVRPGAPVIFGAFVTSIDMNSGAPTFGTPEASQILYGAGQLARRLGLPFRSGGGLCGSKLPDAQAAYETSNTLNAALLGGVNFMLHACGWLEGGLVASFEKFVLDADQLGILHRIAAGVSHDEEAQAMDAIREVGPGGHYLGCSHTQRNFQTAFWRSDVLDNKPYETWSEEGARSSQQLAAVRVKKLLDTYQQPGLAPDVSEALAAYVARRKAEMPDAFV from the coding sequence ATGACCGAAGCAGCAACTGGCCGGCGCGGACGCGGTGGCGGAGGGGCGGCCCGGCGCGCGGCCCGCAGCGCGGTCAGCTTCGAAAGCGCTCCGGTCATCGCGCGCAATATCCCGAATTTCGACATGCTCGGTCCCGAGGCCCTGGAGATTATCGAGGCCAATGCCGAAACCGTTCTGGCCGAGGTCGGGGTGAATTTCGTCAACAACCCCGCTGCGCTGGACCGCTGGCGCGCGGTCGGCGCCGACGTGCAGGGCGAACGTGTGCTCATCCCGCGCGGATTGGCCCGCAAGCTGTGTGCCACGGCTCCGGGAAGCTTTGTCCAACATGCCCGCAACCCCGAACGTTCGGTCGAGATCGGCGGACGGAACCTGGTCCTGGCGCCGGTCTATGGCCCGCCGTTCGTGCGCGACCTCGACGGCGGTCGGCGTTACGCCACGATGGACGATTTCCGCAATTTCGTGAAGCTCGGCTACATGTCGAAATGGCTGCATCATTCCGGCGGGACCGTCTGCGAACCTACGGATGTGCCGGTGAACAAGCGTCATCTCGACATGCTGCACGCCCATATGACCCTGTCGGACAAGCCCTTCATGGGCTCGGTCACCGAACCCAGCCGCGCCCAGGACAGTGTCGATATGTGCAAGATCCTGTTCGGAGAGGATTTCGCCAGCAACAACACGGTGATGACCTCGCTCATCAACATCAACTCGCCGCTGACCTTCGACGATACGATGATGGGCGCGCTCGAGATCTATGCCGCCAACATGCAGGCCTGCATCGTGTCACCCTTCATCGTCGGGGGGGCCATGGCGCCGGTGTCCGTGGTGGGCACGCTGACTCAGGTGCTGGCCGAGGTGCTGGCAGGGGTCGCCTACGCCCAGCTCGTGCGCCCCGGTGCGCCGGTAATCTTCGGCGCCTTCGTCACCTCGATCGACATGAATTCCGGCGCGCCCACCTTCGGTACGCCCGAAGCCAGCCAGATCCTTTACGGGGCAGGGCAGCTGGCCCGGCGGCTCGGCCTGCCGTTCCGGTCAGGTGGCGGGCTCTGCGGGTCGAAATTGCCCGACGCCCAGGCCGCTTATGAGACCTCGAACACGCTGAACGCCGCCTTGTTGGGCGGGGTGAACTTCATGCTGCATGCCTGTGGCTGGCTGGAAGGCGGGCTGGTCGCCTCATTTGAGAAATTCGTGCTGGACGCAGATCAGCTTGGCATCCTGCACAGGATCGCTGCCGGTGTCAGCCATGACGAGGAAGCCCAGGCCATGGATGCGATCCGTGAGGTGGGGCCGGGCGGGCATTACCTTGGTTGTTCGCATACCCAGCGGAATTTCCAGACCGCTTTCTGGCGTTCGGATGTGCTGGACAACAAGCCCTATGAAACCTGGTCGGAAGAGGGCGCGCGCTCCAGCCAGCAGCTGGCGGCGGTCCGGGTCAAGAAGTTGCTCGATACCTACCAACAACCCGGGTTGGCCCCCGACGTGTCCGAGGCGCTGGCCGCCTATGTCGCCCGCCGCAAGGCCGAAATGCCCGATGCCTTTGTCTGA
- the lipA gene encoding lipoyl synthase, which translates to MRDLKIPEQRHPEKARRPDNAQPKKPDWIRVKAPTSREYMETRNIMRENKLVTVCEEAGCPNVGECWSQGHATMMIMGEVCTRACTFCNIATGKPPEALDAFEPGRVAHAVDKLGLNHVVITSVDRDDVEDGGAEHFAQTIRAIRQRSPATTIEILTPDFIRCAPEALEVVVDAKPDVFNHNLETVPGLYPEVRPGARYFHSLRLLQRVKELDPTIFTKSGIMVGLGEDRQSVTQVMEDMRAADIDFLTIGQYLQPTPKHHKVDRFVHPDEFASYERVAYNKGFLMVSATPLTRSSYHAGDDFARLRAARLRKLGQA; encoded by the coding sequence ATGCGTGATCTCAAGATCCCTGAACAGCGCCATCCCGAAAAGGCGCGCCGTCCGGACAATGCCCAGCCGAAGAAACCCGACTGGATTCGTGTCAAGGCGCCGACCAGCCGGGAATACATGGAAACCCGCAACATCATGCGGGAAAACAAGCTGGTCACGGTCTGCGAAGAGGCCGGTTGCCCCAATGTCGGCGAATGCTGGAGCCAGGGCCACGCCACCATGATGATCATGGGCGAAGTCTGCACACGCGCCTGCACCTTCTGCAATATCGCCACCGGCAAGCCGCCCGAGGCGCTGGATGCCTTCGAGCCCGGCCGCGTCGCCCATGCGGTGGACAAGTTGGGACTGAACCATGTGGTGATCACCTCGGTCGACCGCGATGACGTCGAAGACGGCGGGGCTGAACATTTCGCCCAGACGATTCGCGCCATTCGCCAACGTAGCCCAGCCACCACGATCGAGATCCTGACCCCCGACTTCATCCGCTGCGCCCCCGAGGCGCTCGAAGTCGTGGTCGACGCGAAACCTGATGTCTTCAACCACAACCTCGAAACCGTCCCCGGCCTCTACCCGGAGGTCCGCCCCGGCGCGCGTTACTTCCACTCCCTGCGCCTGCTGCAACGGGTGAAGGAACTCGACCCGACGATCTTCACCAAGTCGGGCATCATGGTCGGCCTCGGCGAGGACCGCCAATCCGTCACCCAGGTCATGGAAGACATGCGCGCCGCCGATATCGATTTCCTCACCATCGGCCAATACCTTCAACCGACGCCGAAACACCACAAGGTGGACCGTTTCGTGCACCCCGACGAATTCGCCAGCTACGAACGGGTCGCCTACAACAAGGGCTTCCTCATGGTCTCGGCCACCCCGTTGACCCGCTCCAGCTACCACGCCGGCGATGACTTCGCCCGTCTGCGCGCCGCCCGACTGCGCAAGCTCGGCCAGGCCTGA
- a CDS encoding DUF6456 domain-containing protein has translation MDIADLSRNSDPHCRDLPAWVPDSARHFLAHTEDGVSLRQLAREAGCHASTVLRRIRRFEKLSQDPLLDHALSRLGQHRRPASLRDLHRSDKKEPVSMKPSLPEDFQQPMTEAALRRDALPVLRHLAHAGTVLAVAQDMDKAVVVRDRIDGSPDRLDIVSRTLAEAMALNDWIACTAPGRVARYTITSAGRSVLNRLTARSENAARGFAEGMASFDHRSATAVDPEADDGAETPRSRGYQSDSPVAALARRRDRDGTPFLRPEQVRAGERLREDFELSQMGPRVTQDWDRFLTAGISGAAHQGGGRGPEAARDRVASALRDLGPGLGDVVLRCCCHMEGLETAERKMGWSARSGKIVLRIALDRLERHYRAQPRDSGLIG, from the coding sequence ATGGATATAGCTGACCTGTCTCGAAATTCGGATCCCCATTGCCGGGATCTGCCTGCATGGGTGCCGGATTCCGCCCGCCATTTTCTGGCTCATACCGAGGATGGCGTTTCACTTCGTCAATTGGCGCGGGAAGCGGGCTGCCACGCTTCGACCGTCCTGCGCCGGATCCGCCGGTTCGAAAAGCTCAGCCAAGATCCCCTGCTGGATCACGCGCTGAGCCGTCTCGGACAGCACCGCAGGCCTGCCAGCCTGCGCGACCTGCACCGGTCGGATAAAAAGGAGCCTGTATCGATGAAGCCTTCTCTGCCCGAAGATTTCCAACAACCGATGACCGAAGCCGCCCTGCGCCGGGATGCCCTGCCGGTCCTGCGCCATCTTGCCCATGCTGGAACGGTTCTTGCCGTGGCCCAGGACATGGACAAGGCGGTTGTCGTCCGGGACCGGATCGATGGATCGCCCGATCGGCTGGACATCGTGTCCCGCACCCTGGCCGAGGCTATGGCGCTGAACGACTGGATCGCTTGCACGGCCCCCGGCCGGGTCGCGCGCTACACCATCACCAGCGCGGGGCGTTCGGTGCTTAACCGTCTGACGGCGCGATCGGAAAATGCCGCCCGTGGCTTTGCCGAAGGCATGGCAAGCTTTGATCATCGCAGCGCCACAGCCGTTGATCCGGAGGCCGACGACGGCGCAGAGACGCCTCGTTCGCGGGGCTATCAAAGCGATTCTCCCGTGGCGGCCCTTGCGCGGCGGCGTGACCGTGACGGGACGCCTTTCCTGCGCCCCGAACAGGTTCGGGCGGGTGAACGCCTGCGCGAAGACTTCGAATTGTCGCAGATGGGGCCGCGTGTCACGCAGGATTGGGACCGTTTCCTGACAGCCGGGATCTCTGGCGCCGCGCATCAGGGCGGCGGGCGCGGACCGGAAGCCGCGCGGGACCGCGTTGCCTCTGCATTACGTGACCTCGGGCCCGGTCTGGGCGACGTTGTGCTGCGCTGCTGCTGTCACATGGAGGGCCTTGAAACCGCAGAGCGCAAGATGGGCTGGTCGGCGCGGTCGGGCAAGATCGTGCTGCGCATCGCGCTTGACCGGTTGGAGCGACACTACCGCGCCCAGCCCCGCGACAGCGGGCTGATCGGCTGA
- a CDS encoding hydrogen peroxide-inducible genes activator produces MNITLRQLTYFRALVQHRNFGRAAEAVHVSQPALSVQIREMEQMLGATLVERRTRDVVPTPFGRLVLSQAEKILAEMQVLTEIARWNEGLAGELRLGLIPTIAPFLLPAALAAIRAEDIGLNIQVQEAHTARLIEDLKAGRLDAAVVALPLDPDTDLEVEPLFEDRFLLAGSEAGMAALGGRGESLRPSEIGPARLMLLEDGHCLTDQALEVCGRGRGHAQINMGASSLATLTRLVAAGFGLTLLPELALDTEGRGLTLRRFAAPEPCRTIALLRRRATPDDGWFRALARILSETGQGLVATTRPQKPAISSVPG; encoded by the coding sequence ATGAACATCACTCTGCGCCAACTCACCTATTTTCGCGCGCTCGTGCAGCATCGCAACTTTGGCCGTGCGGCCGAGGCGGTCCATGTGTCCCAACCCGCCTTGTCGGTGCAGATCCGTGAAATGGAGCAAATGCTGGGCGCGACCCTCGTTGAACGGCGTACCCGCGACGTGGTGCCGACGCCCTTCGGACGGTTGGTGCTGAGCCAGGCGGAAAAGATCCTGGCCGAAATGCAGGTCCTGACCGAGATCGCCCGTTGGAATGAAGGCCTCGCCGGCGAATTGCGGCTGGGGCTGATTCCCACGATCGCGCCCTTCCTTCTTCCCGCCGCGTTGGCGGCAATCCGCGCCGAAGATATCGGCCTGAACATCCAGGTGCAGGAAGCTCATACCGCCCGGCTGATAGAGGACCTGAAGGCCGGTCGGCTGGATGCGGCCGTTGTGGCGCTACCGCTGGACCCCGATACGGATCTGGAGGTCGAACCGCTGTTCGAGGACCGCTTTCTTCTGGCGGGGTCCGAGGCCGGGATGGCTGCGCTTGGCGGACGGGGTGAAAGCCTGCGCCCCTCGGAAATCGGCCCGGCCCGGTTGATGTTGCTCGAAGACGGCCACTGCCTGACCGATCAGGCGCTCGAAGTCTGCGGTCGGGGCAGGGGCCACGCGCAGATCAACATGGGGGCATCTTCCCTGGCGACGCTGACCCGGCTTGTGGCGGCGGGCTTCGGCCTGACCTTGCTGCCGGAACTGGCGCTGGATACCGAAGGGCGCGGGCTGACCCTGCGCCGCTTTGCAGCACCCGAACCGTGCCGGACCATCGCGTTGTTGCGCCGACGCGCCACGCCGGATGACGGCTGGTTCCGCGCCCTGGCCCGAATCCTGTCCGAAACCGGACAGGGCCTGGTTGCGACGACCCGTCCACAGAAGCCCGCGATCTCCTCCGTCCCGGGCTGA
- the hpt gene encoding hypoxanthine phosphoribosyltransferase → MSARPYVIDEMISAKEIAARIEALCRDIRHVFPADERLVVVGLLRGSFVFIADLVRELSDRDVEVDFLEASSYGDAMESSREVRILKDLRGKIEGRNVLVVEDIVDTGHTLNHVIHLLESRLPKQLRTIALLDKPSRREVDFRADYIGFEIPDEFVVGYGIDYAQGNRNLPFIGKVRFTGA, encoded by the coding sequence ATGAGCGCGCGTCCTTATGTCATCGATGAAATGATTTCCGCCAAGGAAATCGCCGCCCGGATAGAGGCGCTTTGCCGCGATATCCGGCATGTTTTTCCCGCAGATGAACGGCTGGTCGTGGTGGGGCTGCTGCGCGGCTCCTTCGTGTTCATCGCCGATCTGGTGCGGGAATTGTCCGACCGTGATGTGGAAGTCGATTTTCTCGAGGCTTCGTCTTATGGCGATGCCATGGAGAGCAGCCGCGAGGTCCGCATCCTCAAGGATCTGCGGGGCAAGATCGAAGGGCGCAACGTGCTGGTGGTCGAGGATATCGTCGACACGGGCCACACGCTGAACCACGTGATCCACCTGCTGGAATCGCGCCTGCCCAAGCAATTGCGCACCATCGCCCTGCTCGACAAGCCGTCGCGCCGAGAGGTTGATTTCCGCGCCGATTACATCGGTTTCGAGATCCCGGATGAGTTCGTCGTCGGCTACGGTATCGATTATGCGCAGGGCAATCGCAATCTGCCGTTCATCGGCAAGGTGCGGTTCACCGGGGCATGA
- a CDS encoding Fur family transcriptional regulator: MAKADSILARCEASGLRMTEQRRVISGVLDDARDHPDVEELHDRANALDPRISLATVYRTVKLFEEAGILEKVDFGDGRSRYEDAKRAHHDHLIDMTTGKVIEFVDPEIEALQERIAAKLGYRLQGHRLELYGTPIKKD; the protein is encoded by the coding sequence ATGGCGAAAGCAGATTCCATTCTTGCCCGGTGCGAAGCATCCGGCCTGCGCATGACCGAACAACGCCGGGTGATCTCGGGCGTGCTGGATGATGCGCGCGATCACCCCGATGTCGAAGAACTGCATGACCGCGCCAATGCGCTCGATCCGCGCATTTCCCTTGCCACGGTCTATCGGACCGTGAAGCTGTTCGAAGAGGCCGGGATCTTGGAAAAGGTCGATTTCGGCGATGGCCGGTCCCGCTATGAAGACGCGAAACGCGCCCATCACGACCACCTGATCGACATGACCACAGGCAAGGTGATCGAATTCGTAGATCCCGAGATCGAGGCGCTTCAGGAACGGATAGCCGCCAAGCTGGGCTACCGCCTTCAGGGGCACCGACTGGAACTCTACGGCACGCCGATCAAGAAGGACTGA
- a CDS encoding c-type cytochrome encodes MRKTLTAIGLLALAGGGTAWWLTAPTYLPEDAMAGLEPDAAAGESVFYAGGCASCHAAPGASGEEMLVLAGGRALESDFGTFHAPNISSDSSAGIGGWSSLDLANAMQNGVSPQGRHYYPAFPFTTYTRADLQDIADLHAFLQGLPADPTPSKAHDVGFPFDIRRLLGGWDLLYLDRDWIMEDPGSDEVARGRYLVEALGHCGECHTPRNALGGPDTSRWLGGAENPSGAGHIPNITSGELDWSAGDIAEYLSSGLTPDFDVAGGEMADVVTNLSHLPRADLEAIGAYVKAVAPVESE; translated from the coding sequence ATGCGCAAGACCCTGACAGCCATCGGTCTTCTGGCCCTTGCCGGAGGGGGCACGGCCTGGTGGCTGACTGCTCCGACCTACCTGCCCGAGGATGCCATGGCCGGCCTGGAGCCCGACGCCGCTGCCGGCGAATCGGTCTTCTATGCCGGTGGATGTGCCTCTTGCCACGCGGCCCCCGGGGCCTCGGGCGAGGAGATGCTGGTGCTGGCCGGGGGGCGAGCGCTGGAAAGCGACTTCGGAACCTTTCATGCGCCCAATATCTCATCCGACAGTTCGGCCGGCATCGGAGGTTGGTCGTCGCTGGACCTGGCCAATGCGATGCAGAACGGGGTCTCCCCGCAGGGGCGGCATTATTATCCGGCTTTCCCCTTCACCACCTACACCCGCGCCGACCTGCAGGACATCGCTGACCTTCATGCCTTCCTTCAGGGGCTGCCTGCGGACCCGACACCGAGCAAGGCGCATGATGTCGGATTTCCCTTCGATATCCGCCGGTTGCTCGGGGGCTGGGATCTGCTTTACCTCGACAGGGATTGGATCATGGAAGATCCGGGGTCGGACGAGGTCGCCCGTGGGCGGTATCTGGTCGAGGCGCTTGGGCATTGTGGGGAATGCCACACGCCGCGCAATGCGCTAGGCGGACCGGATACATCCCGCTGGTTGGGCGGGGCCGAGAACCCGTCGGGCGCAGGGCACATCCCCAATATCACCTCCGGGGAGCTCGACTGGTCGGCCGGAGATATCGCGGAATATCTGAGTTCAGGTCTGACACCCGATTTCGATGTGGCCGGGGGCGAGATGGCGGACGTCGTGACCAACCTGTCGCATCTGCCGCGCGCGGATCTGGAGGCGATCGGTGCCTATGTGAAGGCCGTTGCACCGGTCGAGAGCGAGTAA
- a CDS encoding VIT1/CCC1 transporter family protein, whose translation MDWARHRREAHQLSHAQEYVKQIVYGGNDGIVTTFAIVAGFAGASAGDGIAMIGGLAVLVFGLANLFADAVSMGLGEFLSGRAQHDLYHNRRQLELREIAENPGHERDELEVILRQRGLSDGDAHAAAEIMVHHPSIMADLMMTYEFGMHDPAEDNPAINGLVTFFSFVLFGAVPLLPYFFFEASPRIFWYSVIATFSALAALGLLRWRTTGEKLLRTLGETIAVGAACALVAYLVGLLVSG comes from the coding sequence ATGGATTGGGCCAGGCACCGGCGGGAAGCGCACCAGCTGAGCCACGCACAGGAATACGTCAAGCAGATCGTCTATGGCGGCAACGATGGGATCGTGACCACATTTGCCATTGTCGCCGGTTTCGCCGGGGCTTCGGCGGGGGACGGGATCGCGATGATCGGCGGTCTGGCCGTACTGGTCTTCGGGCTGGCCAACCTGTTCGCGGATGCGGTTTCGATGGGCCTCGGAGAGTTCCTGTCGGGACGCGCGCAGCATGACCTTTATCATAACCGCCGCCAGCTGGAGCTTCGGGAGATTGCCGAGAACCCCGGCCATGAGCGCGACGAGCTGGAGGTGATCCTGCGCCAGCGGGGCCTGTCCGACGGCGACGCCCATGCAGCGGCCGAGATCATGGTGCATCACCCGTCGATCATGGCGGATCTTATGATGACCTATGAATTCGGGATGCATGACCCGGCCGAAGACAATCCGGCGATCAACGGCCTCGTCACCTTTTTCAGCTTCGTCCTGTTCGGTGCGGTGCCGCTACTGCCCTATTTCTTCTTCGAGGCCTCGCCCCGGATCTTCTGGTATTCTGTGATCGCGACCTTTTCGGCGCTGGCGGCCCTCGGCCTGCTGCGCTGGCGGACAACTGGGGAAAAGCTGTTGCGGACACTTGGCGAAACCATCGCCGTTGGTGCAGCCTGTGCTCTGGTCGCCTATCTGGTCGGCCTGCTGGTAAGTGGTTAA
- a CDS encoding glycosyltransferase family 8 protein: MPLPHYTYVFDRDYSYLTLVSVWSLLQSVSGPCEVLLLTDAAPKGFSPAVDKIAEAFPKAGITLTEAPAMTAVEAHFWIYGLRDHLDCKTLLIDGDTCVMQDPAPLFDTDLGGHSLGAIRDIPYLRLWARARLPFRAARYRTKMEAYLGRDLLPASADYFNAGVILVDLPGLSAGPLWPMFDVDLAPAETERLGLPRRDQGWLNHAFAGNIQPLDLRWNAIDPEGLVSKPYLPRAMKDQLRRATDDPGIFHFAGGFKPWDPETADTNRFTPSWHRARAVWQAAAQQVSDATGRDIVSLANGRHG, encoded by the coding sequence GTGCCCCTTCCGCATTACACCTATGTCTTCGACCGGGACTATTCCTACCTGACTCTCGTTTCGGTCTGGAGCCTGCTGCAATCGGTCTCGGGGCCTTGCGAGGTTCTTTTGCTGACAGACGCCGCCCCAAAGGGGTTTTCGCCAGCCGTCGACAAGATCGCGGAGGCCTTTCCGAAGGCCGGGATCACCCTGACCGAAGCCCCCGCGATGACGGCGGTTGAAGCGCACTTCTGGATCTACGGCCTGCGCGATCATCTGGATTGCAAGACGCTGCTGATCGATGGCGACACCTGCGTCATGCAGGACCCTGCGCCGCTGTTTGACACCGATCTTGGCGGCCATTCCCTTGGGGCCATTCGCGACATTCCCTATCTGCGGCTTTGGGCGCGGGCGCGGTTGCCCTTCCGCGCGGCCAGGTATCGCACCAAGATGGAAGCCTACCTGGGCCGGGACCTGCTGCCCGCCAGTGCCGATTACTTCAATGCCGGCGTCATACTGGTCGATCTGCCCGGTCTGTCCGCAGGGCCCCTTTGGCCGATGTTCGACGTGGATCTTGCCCCTGCCGAAACCGAACGACTGGGCCTTCCGCGGCGCGATCAGGGCTGGCTGAACCATGCCTTTGCCGGCAATATCCAGCCGCTTGACCTGCGCTGGAATGCCATCGATCCCGAAGGGCTGGTTTCCAAACCCTACCTGCCCCGCGCCATGAAGGATCAGTTGCGCCGGGCCACCGATGATCCCGGCATCTTTCATTTCGCCGGGGGGTTCAAACCCTGGGATCCCGAAACCGCCGATACCAACCGCTTCACCCCGTCCTGGCACCGGGCCCGCGCTGTCTGGCAGGCTGCAGCGCAACAGGTCTCCGACGCCACGGGTCGCGATATCGTCAGCCTTGCCAACGGCAGGCACGGTTGA
- a CDS encoding DUF6477 family protein, protein MQDIQSMLAKLRRPRMLIRAARIAADGYRREVHLSAVLGQSVLPRHGAAAMHLMDREAELNRLRRDGCTTYSPSQHVSVLCALIGEARLMQG, encoded by the coding sequence ATGCAGGATATTCAATCGATGCTCGCCAAGTTGCGCCGCCCGCGGATGCTGATCCGCGCGGCAAGGATCGCCGCCGACGGCTATCGCCGCGAGGTGCACCTAAGCGCCGTACTGGGCCAGTCGGTGCTGCCACGCCACGGGGCGGCGGCGATGCACCTGATGGACCGCGAGGCCGAGCTGAACCGGTTGCGCCGCGACGGCTGCACGACCTATTCACCAAGCCAGCATGTTTCGGTGCTATGTGCGCTGATCGGCGAAGCACGGCTGATGCAGGGCTGA